A genome region from Tenebrio molitor chromosome 4, icTenMoli1.1, whole genome shotgun sequence includes the following:
- the LOC138129621 gene encoding odorant receptor 22a-like encodes MNRVNPFDESDDPFGGLRKVSIDFGYHKFTKILNACLSLASCCIMLLCFHYLIENYNKDLVIRYSPSLIVSIYMMIAMIIPMGLEKRSRYLASQQKRLFWSVDSAGSQARLLILKNASQINRFIYLIYGISAAWSIVMLPVFGNHREWIIVEYVFDRYFGSISKILYHITFSFTCFFIYTSVRHCGSLFYRILELYLQMFLVNQRILQICDDKTVLEKLTFEQRVRHENETFKKLCLCIDHHVVITRVTKELVEMVRSVIAFFLLLGVLICISALYFVSYIFANASNILKIRLCFAVMFNVVVVATFSQAGQMLINESSCIFDTLTKCSWYNWNKRNKTVLHIFMTNCLKPFAITFAGIVLDYKLAIAMFRTACSYALVFYNFQKAART; translated from the exons ATGAATCGAGTAAATCCATTCGATG AGTCCGATGATCCTTTTGGGGGGTTGAGAAAAGTATCCATCGACTTTGGCTACCACAAGTTTACAAAGATTTTAAACGCTTGTTTGAGCTTGGCTAGTTGCTGTATAATGTTGCTCTGTTTCCATTATTTAATAGAGAATTACAACAAAGATTTGGTTATAAGATATTCACCGTCATTGATCGTTTCCATCTAC ATGATGATAGCGATGATCATCCCCATGGGTCTCGAAAAAAGGTCTCGTTATTTAGCCAGCCAACAGAAACGTCTGTTTTGGTCCGTCGACAGCGCCGGCTCTCAAGCACGTCTTTTGATTTTGAAGAATGCTTCACAAATTAATCGCTTCATCTATCTTATTTACGGAATTTCAGCCGCTTGGAGCATTGTGATGTTACCGGTTTTTGGCAATCACAGAGAATGGATAATTGTTGAATACGTTTTTGACCGATATTTCGGGTCAATTTCGAAGATTTTATACCAtataacattttcttttacatgtttttttatttacacatcAGTTCGTCACTGTGGCAGCTTGTTTTACAGGATATTGGAGTTATACTTGCAAATGTTTTTGGTCAACCAAcgcattttgcaaatttgcgaTGACAAGACTGTTCTTGAGAAATTGACGTTTGAACAACGTGTCCGACACGAGAACGAAACATTCAAAAAGTTGTGTTTGTGCATCGACCATCATGTTGTAATAACAAG GGTAACGAAGGAACTAGTGGAAATGGTGAGATCTGTGATCGCATTTTTTTTGCTTCTAGGTGTCCTAATTTGTATTTCTGCGTTGTACTTCGTATCTTAT ATTTTTGCGAACGCGagcaacattttgaaaattcgattATGTTTCGCGGTTATGTTTaacgttgttgttgttgccACTTTCTCTCAGGCTGGTCAGATGCTAATCAATGAG agtAGTTGCATTTTTGACACGTTGACGAAATGTTCCTGGTACAACTGGAACAAGAGAAACAAGACGGTTTTACACATTTTCATGACGAATTGCTTAAAACCATTTGCGATCACTTTTGCTGGAATAGTTTTAGACTACAAACTGGCAATTGCT ATGTTTCGTACAGCTTGTAGTTACGCTCTGGTTTTCTACAACTTTCAAAAAGCCGCTCGAACTTGA